One region of Culex pipiens pallens isolate TS chromosome 2, TS_CPP_V2, whole genome shotgun sequence genomic DNA includes:
- the LOC120419670 gene encoding uncharacterized protein LOC120419670: protein MKFFIALFVATLAVAAQAGYVQSSWPASTYGLNSWNGLNAWNGLNTWDGLSSWNNWNDHGISAYPYGYNKWSSAAWPAASLYNGYNGYNGWYGATGKTVVQANVAKINPWGLPLTSYGYGYNNYLGAVPAAKYVAANPGSVHVAPLVGHAINQKLIVA from the exons ATGAAG TTCTTTATCGCCCTGTTCGTCGCCACCCTTGCCGTTGCCGCCCAGGCAGGATACGTCCAAAGCAGCTGGCCAGCTAGCACTTACGGACTCAACTCTTGGAACGGTCTGAATGCCTGGAATGGCCTCAACACCTGGGACGGTCTGAGCTCGTGGAACAACTGGAACGATCATGGAATCTCTGCCTACCCGTACGGATACAACAAGTGGTCCTCGGCGGCTTGGCCAGCGGCTTCTCTGTACAATGGTTACAACGGCTACAACGGATGGTACGGAGCCACCGGTAAGACCGTTGTCCAGGCCAACGTTGCCAAGATCAACCCGTGGGGACTTCCGCTGACCTCGTACGGCTACGGATACAACAACTACCTGGGAGCGGTTCCAGCGGCCAAGTATGTCGCCGCCAACCCCGGATCGGTCCATGTTGCTCCACTGGTCGGACATGCCATCAACCAGAAGCTGATTGTTGCTTGA
- the LOC128092940 gene encoding uncharacterized protein LOC128092940: MKVFIALFVATLAVTAQAGYVQSSWPVSTYGLNSWNGLNAWNGLNSWDGLSSWNNWNDQGISAYPYGYNKWSSAAWPAASLYNGYNGWYGATGKTVVQANVAKVNPWGLPLTSYGYGYNNYLGAVPAAKYVAANPGSVHVAPLVGHAINQKLIVA, translated from the exons ATGAAG GTCTTCATCGCCCTGTTCGTCGCCACCCTGGCCGTTACCGCCCAAGCAGGATACGTCCAAAGCAGTTGGCCAGTCAGCACCTACGGACTCAACTCGTGGAATGGCCTGAACGCCTGGAATGGCCTCAACTCCTGGGACGGTCTGAGCTCGTGGAACAACTGGAACGACCAGGGAATCTCTGCCTACCCGTACGGATACAACAAGTGGTCCTCGGCGGCTTGGCCAGCGGCTTCCCTGTACAACGGCTACAACGGATGGTACGGAGCCACCGGTAAGACCGTTGTCCAGGCCAACGTTGCCAAGGTCAACCCGTGGGGACTTCCGCTGACCTCGTACGGCTACGGATACAACAACTACCTGGGAGCGGTTCCAGCGGCCAAGTACGTCGCCGCAAACCCCGGCTCGGTTCATGTTGCTCCACTGGTCGGACACGCCATCAACCAGAAGCTGATTGTTGCTTAA
- the LOC120419676 gene encoding putative uncharacterized protein DDB_G0277255 encodes MKMFVAFLACVAVAAADVSLIHPAGHLEPPVEHLTSKEFNAPWPEKNSWEPLADPHQPISVITNNNNNNNNVAHDGYHYDNNNNQNLNQNFNNNYNNDYNNNYNNDYTHNNNYNNYNNNNQNYNQVATYTNHHQSHQGQITKTNHGQVSFEVTHPYWATSFAKINRFDTWPAAPAPFVAAAPLPLVATAPTAFVATSAPIIATNAAPFVKPAVVYNDQVAKWNNPWAHQHHGWNGPVAKYVAITPGSVHIAPLPGHTVSQKILNLAPAASW; translated from the exons ATGAAG ATGTTTGTGGCGTTCTTGGCTTGTGTGGCAGTTGCTGCAGCCGACGTGAGTCTTATACATCCGGCAGGACACCTGGAACCACCGGTAGAACATCTCACTTCTAAGGAATTCAACGCTCCCTGGCCCGAGAAGAACTCCTGGGAACCGTTGGCTGATCCTCACCAACCGATTAGCGTGATtacgaacaacaacaacaacaacaacaacgttgCTCATGATGGCTACCATTAcgataacaacaacaaccaaaatTTGAACCAGAACTTCAACAACAATTACAATAATGATTACAACAACAATTACAACAACGATTACACCCACAACAACAACTATAacaactacaacaacaacaaccaaaacTACAACCAGGTGGCCACCTACACCAACCACCACCAAAGCCACCAAGGTCAAATCACCAAAACCAACCACGGCCAGGTGTCCTTCGAAGTGACCCACCCCTACTGGGCCACCTCCTTCGCCAAGATCAACCGTTTCGACACCTGGCCAGCGGCCCCCGCTCCGTTCGTGGCCGCCGCCCCGCTCCCTCTGGTGGCCACTGCCCCCACCGCCTTTGTGGCCACCTCGGCGCCCATCATCGCCACCAACGCCGCTCCCTTTGTGAAGCCCGCGGTCGTGTACAACGATCAGGTGGCCAAGTGGAACAACCCGTGGGCCCACCAGCACCATGGCTGGAACGGACCGGTGGCCAAGTACGTGGCCATCACGCCTGGATCGGTGCACATTGCCCCGCTGCCCGGACATACCGTCTCGCAGAAGATTCTGAACCTGGCGCCGGCGGCGAGCTGGTAG
- the LOC120419675 gene encoding calcium-binding protein P-like: MKIFVTIVALVAAVNAQAVVPVMQQNQILPPGQVPTEYSLPPPVQPLTPFNAPLDGYYGYNPYINPYNPGFYPQAPFLHPAYNNFNPLAYQVAMPNPYAYPGAYPQLPQLYPGQIPQLPQQVPFPDQLSQLPQNVPFPGQVPQLPGPIPPFARQQQLTVQPQQQPQVRPHSPAPSVSYSSFQLQHPAQPAKPAVALAGPVQGVNGAPKPVSAPQHASGNQVAAYGSAFGKYVSAASNNAAAAVPQQPGTVLTTLALPGRGVNQNGAQGVNVAQ, from the exons ATGAAG ATTTTTGTAACCATTGTGGCCCTTGTGGCTGCAGTCAATGCACAAGCCGTCGTGCCAGTGATGCAACAGAACCAGATTCTTCCACCGGGACAAGTTCCGACAGAGTACAGCCTGCCACCACCGGTCCAGCCATTGACTCCGTTCAACGCGCCCTTGGACGGGTACTACGGGTACAATCCGTACATCAACCCCTACAATCCAGGCTTCTACCCGCAAGCTCCATTCCTGCATCCCGCCTACAACAACTTCAACCCTCTGGCCTACCAAGTCGCCATGCCAAATCCGTACGCCTACCCCGGAGCGTACCCTCAGCTACCACAGCTGTATCCAGGACAGATTCCTCAACTCCCCCAACAAGTGCCATTCCCGGACCAGCTTTCTCAACTCCCCCAAAATGTGCCATTCCCAGGACAGGTTCCTCAACTCCCCGGACCCATTCCGCCCTTTGCCCGGCAACAACAGCTCACCGTTCAACCCCAGCAACAGCCACAAGTCCGACCCCACTCGCCTGCACCGTCGGTATCCTACAGCAGCTTCCAGCTTCAACACCCAGCCCAACCCGCTAAGCCAGCCGTTGCTCTGGCTGGTCCCGTCCAGGGAGTCAACGGAGCACCGAAACCTGTGAGCGCTCCTCAGCATGCCAGCGGAAACCAGGTGGCCGCGTACGGATCCGCATTCGGCAAGTACGTGTCGGCGGCTAGCAACAACGCAGCGGCAGCGGTTCCTCAGCAGCCCGGAACCGTGCTGACGACTCTGGCGTTGCCCGGACGTGGGGTGAACCAGAATGGTGCCCAAGGTGTTAATGTAGCGCAGTAA